ttataattaattagactttataaaaaattcaatTTATACAATTAAATATGTTTCAAAATAGTtttcaaaaataaacatatatatatatatatatatatatatatatatatgtaacaatTTGATTAAAAggattaattatattaattccatttacaaaaaaataataaaatgtacaAATAAACACATAAAGGTATAGAAATGGTGTtgattaaacatatatatatatatatatatatttatatatttatttatttatttatttataatttagtCGACcgttttatcatcatcacaTTTATCTTCacttttatgtttatgtttatgctttttttttttctttttttttttttttttcttacttCTTTTTACATATTCATCATGATTTTGCTCGCTGGATTTATTagttattaatttaatattatttatattattttcattcttattaatatgtttattcTTAATTTTGACATCTTgtgttttgtttattttttcgtCTTCTgcttgttgttgttgttgttgttgttgttctAGGCTAGTGCAAGCCGAACTTATTATACAAGTATCTTTTTTAACAAATAATGAatactttatattttgattatttttcacaattttttcttttgaattattattactagtACTACTATTTGTtgtattcttattattatcagtATTGATTTTCTTGGCACAATTATTGTACATATTTTCCCACCACATTCCAttgttattttcttcatgttCATTATATCCAAGCTGCACAAAAATTAgggaaacaaataaaaacatgTACAAAGCATAATTTGTATGAACtacatgtaaataaataaataaataaataaacaatataCAGTCGcttttatcatatatgtaatataacattttaacATATTACCCCATGTtctccatatttttttatctttataattttcacGTCTCCATTTTCGTGTTTTCCCAATCCCTTACCccttacaaaataaataaataaataaatatatatatatatatatatatatatatatatatatatatatattataatagacATGTAAAAGTTAAGATtattcattaatatatatattttttttttttttttttttttttttttttttctttggcattttttacttttccCATCCAAACTTTTGAAGAATGTACGAACCAAATTTTGATTCAACGGGTTTGGATTgattttctaaaaaaaaaaaataataaaataaaaaattataaataaaaaagaaccaTACAGAAAAGACTAGGAAGAACTatcagaaaaatatataaaatcattacatttaattatttaagtttataatatatacataaaccTACAAAAAGCCTTtgtcttaatatatatatatatataatatttttttacactTACGAATATCACTTAacaatttttcataatattttttcgaCATAGTGCTacgttttattatatatattaaattatttcttttttatttttgtacaaaaaaaaaaaaaaaaaaaaaaaaaaattcaacaTGTTTCACTTAAATGGATACCTTATTTGGGtgtataaaaacaaatttgttatttttaaaaatattataatataacgaattggattttcattttttcgttaatttattaatttatttttacaaaaaaaatatatatggtatatatatgtattaaatatgttatttatatgaacttatatatataatattaatattgtattttcttttttttaaatgaataaataatgttatagaaatattataatatatacatagatatatatatatatatatatatatatatatatttttatgtatgtattaatttataaataatgttcacaaagaaatatatttttttcccataggacatttaaaaatattcagTATGCAACATTATGGAACCttcaattatataatttaaaaaatataaatatatattatgatatatatatatatttatttatttttattttattataattttttgtggtatctatatattttcatataaatatatagattttcttcttaaaaattaaaaaaaaaaaaaaattaaaatttcacataacaaaaatttatatatatatatatatatatatatataataattgaataaaaaaaaatatatattattgcaACTTCTAACACTAGTTTAAAACCATAGatattgattatttttttattcattattttattttattttttcattattattatatctaggcttattttttttattcaaggttattatatatataaatatatcaaatattattatatacatataatatatatatatatatatatatatataatatagtaccataatatttataatattataatatatgtaataatataaatatatatatatatatatataacaatataaatgtaaataataattttataaagtgcataaaaaaaaaaattttataataatataatatatatatatatatatatatatatatatatttgtaatattttgatagtttataattatattattattattatatatatattatatatatatatgataagataaatgtatacattttatttaatatgagGTTATTAATTAAAGggagggaaaaaaaaaatacttcaTATGgtttataatgatatatatattaataatatattaaatgtataattccataattttaaaacataatattattatacatatatattatatatatatatatataatatatatgtagtcttaaaaataaacctttaaaaaaattaaaaatttaaaaaacacCCTTTTAAggcccaaaaaaaaaaaaaaaaatttacgtatatatatatatatattattatatttatatatatataatatatgtaaataaaaatttttaatatcagtatttaaaaaatactaatataaatatatttatatatattattaaaataaaagattattataatttataataatatgtatgtataatatatataatatatatattatatatatatatatatatataataatatatttattatataaaaatatgtttactattttatacatacatatataaatattatttttataattataaaataatataattcttattttatttttatatttaaaatatatataaacattttattgttttacgtaactatatttatattccaatataaaaaaaaaaaaacctcaaaaaaaaaaaaaaaaaaaaaaaaacatatttttatattaatttacaaaaataaaaacttatgagatatttatattatatatatatatatattacaataaatatatcattattttttttttataaaatataaaaaacaaaagcatagataataatataagaaaataaaattatattatatttatatattaagatttatttatttttattttatatatttttatatgcaaatgtatttatatatatatatatatatatataaaatatataatataaaaaaaaataaaataaaaaaattttttccttatatCATTTcaccaaaaataaaattttatatataattaaaagaaactagaaacatatacatacaattttttatcacatataatattatatatatatattatatatatatatatatatatatatatatataatatacagaATTGTGTgaacattatataatacagaagtatataaaaaaatacatttttatccatatttttattttattattattatttttttttttacgcCAACCTcgattttttcattattatatatcaatataaatatgtatatagaaGCACATtgaatacataaaatattgaaaataagaataaaaggtaattacaaaaaaatattacagaATATTAcaagtaatataaatactatataatatatatatatatatatatatttatatatttatatttttttggaaGAATAATTGAtagaaaggaaaaaaaattcaaaataataacaaaaaagaaaagaaaaaaaaaagaaaaaagaagaaagaaaaatttaacaattgtttattttataaaaatggatGTTCTCACAAGgtcatatttcttttaaatttaaaaagataGTTGTGGACAGATAAttcttttgttattttttttttttcttctttttcttcttctttttcttttttaacatttttttttttttcccccatATTATtccatctttttttttttttttgtattcacACCCCTTAATCATTGAAGTagtcaaaaatataaaatattatatattgaaagagaaaaaaaaaaaaaaaaaaaaaaaaaaaaaaaaaaaggcaaGATTGAATATTTGGAGATATTAAAAGATAgattgaaaaagaaaaaaaaataataaataaataaaaagataatatatatatataataacattgtAAATATagcatatacatatatatatttatatttatttatttatttattattggaaatatatttttacctaTGGATATTTTCTgtcaaaaaattaaaaggagAAAAAACGAATTGCCTAAAttatcttaatatatatatatttttttgagaaCATTCAAGAGAATAAAGAaagattaaaaaagaaatagatAAACAATTATGTttgaacaatataaattttgatataataaatagaagatatatatatatatatatatatattttttatatatttatataattgttttatttttttatatttatttgtaatattattatttgaacatcgttatatatataagtattatataattttaatataaacattattACGTAGCTATAAAGGgaaattatattgtataaaatatatatatatatatatattaattacaatacaaaaagaagaattacatatttttcaatCGTTCGAAcctattctttttatttttgagaaaaatatatttttaaatatgagtTCAGTGAATGAAGATAATCAAATGGAACTTGACTTGAAGAATGATGATGTGGTTGATGTTGAAAAGGATGTTATAACTAACCATGCTGGAAATATTAATGTAAATAGTGAAAATGGAAGTAACGTAGAAATTAAGGAAGGTGATGAAAAGGATCATATCCAAGAGAATGATAAAGATGAAACTAATGTTGTTAATGAAGTTGATCTTAAAGATGATGAAGTTACTTatgagaataataaaaatgaagaaaataaaagtagCAATCGTTGGGCTGATATGTGTGAAGATTGTGATGCTCCATTaggtacataaatataataataatatatatatattatgaaaaaataagataatatatcaatatatacatatttatgtgcatatatatatatatatatatatatatatatatatatattatatatttaatatatgtaatattttattttatttatttttttttttttatatatcgtAGTGGATACTTACAATGACAATAATGATATGAAGGGCAAAGTTGTTGataacaattttaataacagcgatatgaataataatatgaagcagaattattatatggcTCCAAAAAATGGTACgtgaatttttataatttcattaCACTATATCAAATTATTCcagcacatatatatattaatatatatattaatatttatttatttatttttttttttttttattttttttattttttttgtttgtgtgcagatatgaataattatgcCACGTGCtacgaaatatatatacgCAACCTACACATTGATATTACcaaagaagaaatatataatttgtttgaCGGGTAccgaataaaaagaataaacatTTTAAACAAGAAGGGGAAAACAGCTGCTGCATATGTTGAGTTCGATAACATAGAAGATATGAACAGATCTTTAGAATTGAATGGGAAAATGATATATTCTGGAAATAATTCTTTTGAACATGGTACTATAtctgtaataataaataaagacaAAATGAAGAATTTTCATGTAAATCAGAAgcaaaataaatttaagaaaatgataaatagaaataataataataattttagtaATATTCGTCAAGGAAATAATaacatgaataatattatgaataattaCAACggaaacaataataataatagtaataataataataataataataatagtagcaataataatcatatgagcaacaacaataataataataataatatgtataaccATATGAATAACAATAACCCattttttaatgataataataaaaacatgaAAATGGATATGATGAAAAATGTAGgaaatacaataaataataatatgaatcaaAATTTTaactataataatatcaaaggaagttatttaaataataatcaacAAGTAGGAGGTTCAAATGTACATATGAATCAccaacaaaataatatgttaaatgataaaatgaataataatgcttttaattttaaaaaccagaattatctaaataataatcatatgaaTAAACAAAGTATTgctgataataataataataataataataataataacaatattaataatactcAAAGCGGAACagaacaaagaaaaaaattaattctgAAAAAAAGATCTGTACCACTTGACCAAAAAAGTTATGTAGTCAATCCTAATATTTTTGGTGAAGCCAAACCTGTTGATATTGATccagaaaaaatattaaatgaaagtACTACAAAGGAAAAAGACATGAACGACACAAATagcaacaataataataataataataataacaatagtgatgatgatgctgaaaagaaaaatgaaaatatcgAAGAtatggaaaagaaaaaagaacaacAAGAAGGTacagataaatataaaaaattaagcCATCTAAACAACAATactactaataataataatattaacgaATTTAATAAAGATAACAAAAATACTAACATGTCTAGTAACAAAAATGTTttcaattataaaaaaaataacaacacAAATAGAAactttaattataataacaattttgcaaacaatacaaaaaataacaacaataatattaataacaacaacaacaataataataataataataataataatacgaagaaaatatttatgatgaataaaaataatgcaaataataacatgaaaaagaatatgaaCAATTTAGAAAGTAACAATATGTCAGGAAATAAAAACTTAGCAAATTTAAATCATTCGGGTAATACCAACAGTAATAATATGGTTAATGATATGAACAACAAAAAGatgaataatgtgaataataaaaattttaataaaaatatggataacaataatataactAGAGATTTtagtaatttaaaaaataatactccggatgataataaaaaaaatattaatgttaGTGTTATACATAATCACATAtacgaaaataataataagctGTATGGTTCAAATCAAGAGGACGAAACATcaacaaataataacatgaataataattatgtaaataatgaaatgggAACCAGTGGTAATATGAAAGGAAAATTTAATAACTTTAGAAATACACATGGTAATATGGACAAGAAAAATGtagatcataataataataacacacCATATCAGAAgaaagaattaaatataataaaaaaagatgataaagttaatattaaaaatattattatgaaaaatattaaaagagaagataataatacaGCACCTTACAATTCAGGTGTGAATTTGTCTAGCTCAAGTAACTTTCGTAATGATAGTTCATCAAATATGAGAGGTCAAAAAATGAATGAGAAGAAAAATGTAGAAAATGATTTATTGAATAATGATAGAGAcggtttaaaaaatatggatgACGAAGAAGGATATGACAACATCAACAGAAATATGAATTCGAAGGGAAATACTGAAAGGTATAACAACaacattaataataataataataataataataataatagctCGTACAATTATAATATGGAAAATCTTTATGATAGCTCATTGAAGTATGTAAAAAATGCTAACAACTTAAACAAAACAAAGAAAATTACAGCTGTAAAAACCGTTAAAGTTATAGCAACagaaaagaaatatgatgatgaaaatggagatgaagaaaataaagatgataataatagtaataacaTAGTAAATGGAGAAACAGGAAATGAAAAACATTACAAAGATGATAAATAtcatgatgataaaaaattagACAATACCAATGAATCCGTAAAAagtaatgataattatactTATGAATCAGATGTCTCAGATACTAATAATactatagataataataataataataataaagatataacaAGTACTAACCTCAAATCTACTTTATtacaaacaaaaacaaaGAGAAGagttaagaaaaaaacaacagACGAaacagaaaataataatgtagaaaataatgaagcTAACGGTGATAGTAATGCAAATGCTGCATCAGGAAAAAGTCAAAAAATCGATATTCTCATTAAGCCAAATTTAAAGAAAGGGGAAAATATATGGGAAGCTAGAACTCATTTGTTGGttgaacaaaaagaaaatgctGTAACGAATGATAAGGGATCACATTATAGCTCCAGAAGAAGTAGGTCGCACTCAAATAAAGTAAGCAGGGGTAGTAGTCGAAGAAGAGAAGGAAGTAGTAGGAGAAGAGATAGTAGTAGAAGACGTGATAGTAGTCGTAGAAGGGATCGTTATAGTAGACGATATGAAAGAAGGTCCGAAAGAAAAGATGATAGTAGAAGGGAAGAAAGAAGAGGTGATAGCAGAAGAGATAGTAGTAGAAGAGACAGCAGTAGAAGGAATGATAGAAGAGATGAAAGTAGACGTGATGAAAGTAGAAGGGACGAAAGTAGAAGAGACGAAAGTAGACGTGATGAAAGTAGAAGAGACGAAAGTAGAAGAGACGAAAGTAGACGTGATGAAAGTAGACGTGATGAAAGTAGACGTGATGAAAGTAGACGTGATGAAAGTAGACGTGAAGAAAGTAGACGTG
This Plasmodium falciparum 3D7 genome assembly, chromosome: 11 DNA region includes the following protein-coding sequences:
- a CDS encoding RNA-binding protein, putative translates to MSSVNEDNQMELDLKNDDVVDVEKDVITNHAGNINVNSENGSNVEIKEGDEKDHIQENDKDETNVVNEVDLKDDEVTYENNKNEENKSSNRWADMCEDCDAPLVDTYNDNNDMKGKVVDNNFNNSDMNNNMKQNYYMAPKNDMNNYATCYEIYIRNLHIDITKEEIYNLFDGYRIKRINILNKKGKTAAAYVEFDNIEDMNRSLELNGKMIYSGNNSFEHGTISVIINKDKMKNFHVNQKQNKFKKMINRNNNNNFSNIRQGNNNMNNIMNNYNGNNNNNSNNNNNNNNSSNNNHMSNNNNNNNNMYNHMNNNNPFFNDNNKNMKMDMMKNVGNTINNNMNQNFNYNNIKGSYLNNNQQVGGSNVHMNHQQNNMLNDKMNNNAFNFKNQNYLNNNHMNKQSIADNNNNNNNNNNNINNTQSGTEQRKKLILKKRSVPLDQKSYVVNPNIFGEAKPVDIDPEKILNESTTKEKDMNDTNSNNNNNNNNNNSDDDAEKKNENIEDMEKKKEQQEGTDKYKKLSHLNNNTTNNNNINEFNKDNKNTNMSSNKNVFNYKKNNNTNRNFNYNNNFANNTKNNNNNINNNNNNNNNNNNNNTKKIFMMNKNNANNNMKKNMNNLESNNMSGNKNLANLNHSGNTNSNNMVNDMNNKKMNNVNNKNFNKNMDNNNITRDFSNLKNNTPDDNKKNINVSVIHNHIYENNNKLYGSNQEDETSTNNNMNNNYVNNEMGTSGNMKGKFNNFRNTHGNMDKKNVDHNNNNTPYQKKELNIIKKDDKVNIKNIIMKNIKREDNNTAPYNSGVNLSSSSNFRNDSSSNMRGQKMNEKKNVENDLLNNDRDGLKNMDDEEGYDNINRNMNSKGNTERYNNNINNNNNNNNNNSSYNYNMENLYDSSLKYVKNANNLNKTKKITAVKTVKVIATEKKYDDENGDEENKDDNNSNNIVNGETGNEKHYKDDKYHDDKKLDNTNESVKSNDNYTYESDVSDTNNTIDNNNNNNKDITSTNLKSTLLQTKTKRRVKKKTTDETENNNVENNEANGDSNANAASGKSQKIDILIKPNLKKGENIWEARTHLLVEQKENAVTNDKGSHYSSRRSRSHSNKVSRGSSRRREGSSRRRDSSRRRDSSRRRDRYSRRYERRSERKDDSRREERRGDSRRDSSRRDSSRRNDRRDESRRDESRRDESRRDESRRDESRRDESRRDESRRDESRRDESRRDESRRDESRREESRRDESRREESRRDESRRTADDRKDDHADSVTTKKDDYKRRGTDDSKKEENNRGGSSYDYNNRKHRTYDKHSSSRNNYDRKRNSRYSVSDKKNYDNKSYISDDKRKHRDSYDKSFRNSHDRLSYKDNYEKNNNKDIVYERNSYIDYDKMDNKYFSNNYNSLRHNKNYKHHGSHSKINNYNYSSNYKSSNYYKYSSKGSFYKDTKTSSKQNDKDKQEPKSEIQTIPKKAIVTAVKTNNVSIKKNRYECLGDADESDK